In the genome of Neodiprion pinetum isolate iyNeoPine1 chromosome 2, iyNeoPine1.2, whole genome shotgun sequence, one region contains:
- the LOC124213220 gene encoding kinesin-like protein KIF13A isoform X2 produces MSSTDKIKVAVRVRPFNRREIELGTQCVVEMTKDQTILQHPTSLQDKIDRNKPKTFAFDHCFFSLEPGSDLFASQEVVFNALGRDILDNAFQGYNACIFAYGQTGSGKSYTMMGSGDNKGIIPRLCDNLFDMIAKQQSSELSYKVEVSYMEIYNEKVHDLLDPKQNKQSLKVREHNVLGPYVDGLSQLAVTAFQDIDNLMAEGNKSRTVAATNMNSESSRSHAVFSVILTQTLTDNKSGVSGEKVSRMSLVDLAGSERAVKTGAVGDRLKEGSNINKSLTTLGLVISKLADQSSSSKNKDKFVPYRDSVLTWLLKDNLGGNSKTVMVATISPAADNYEETLSTLRYADRAKKIVNHAVVNEDPNARIIRELRQEVEALKEMLLHATGHGSVVGQQRTDITEKLSESERLMKAMSQTWEEKLVKTEKLQHERQQALEKMGISVQASGIQVEKSKYYLVNLNADPSLNELLVYYLKERTLVGGRSAAIPQDIQLHGLGIQPEHCVITIEESGLYMTPLTGARCFINGSQVTDRTPLHHGDRIVWGNHHFFRVNCPRSATAVSSEPQTPAQTIDYNFAREELMLNELSNDPIQTAIARLEKQHEEDKQVALEKQRQEYERQFQQLRNILSPSTPYSPYVPYDPLRGSQGGKLPACTPTTQMRVEKWAQERDEMFKRSLGQLKADILRANSLVQEANFLAEEMDKQTKFSVTLQIPPNNLSPNRRSVFFQRGAFVSEPAILVKRMNMGSQVWSMEKLENKLVDMRDMYEDRKDSYNNQRLPIIKDELPGKTQDPFYESQENHNLIGVANIFLEVLFHDVRLDYHTPIISQQGEVAGRLQVEISRTSGQFPQDRICEAASDASSGDSASSEQEDYSESSHITCRITIKQASGLPLSLSHFVFCQYIFWGHPEPIVVPPVVNPELPATHLVPGQRDSLAFKFEHTKDFTIPITDEFLEHCSEGALSIEVWGHRSTGFSRSKPGWEVEQQQLAKARSLADRWAELTRKIELWVEIQELNEQGEYTPIEVVSKPDMLTGGVYQLRQGQQRRIQVRVKPVQNSGTLPIICQSILNVAVGSVSVRNRLQKPLDSYQEEDLSVLREKWSEALMRRRQYLDQHITKLIDKQDKTEQDVEREQSLLDQWVSLTEERNAVLVPTPGSGIPGAPADWIPPPGMEPHIPVLFLDLNADDLSTHQSGEEVSVTGLNSILPKEHGNKFYNLPIIRHLEKDVCAIAAWDSSIHDSVNLNRVTEANERVYLILKTTVRLSHPAPMDLVLRKRLALNIYKRQSITDRFFKRIVRTDGLSQSGVTYEVVSNIPKASEELEDRESLAQIAASGEDSNLSDGETYIEKYTRGVSAVESILTLDRLRQSVAVKELLQAQGQPLMRKTASVPNFSQVLQPLRRLRLTIMRFDTSMDSLVNVTRSESVTDLNSELNGLPYPRRPSTGHIRNDDSNFLPTPPKPYGIGSILNSARPTFLNLNLNLNSLTRLQQSTSAKSSPNIVAGKLGLRMTTLHEETSNAANQPATPTPIYSPSREDDADKSDTGYSEYEAYQPSTKPIKPLTTSRTLDSLVELQSTKINTPSMSSSGYGSQAVSSTNLTSEDSISIKSISVDETPDLEYRNLLDYKRTDKMDSSLVEETPEEHSEDLNTTLGGISVGQNDDGHATELTRDCLDQNQDTYMEDANENVVELERDNNDNTMNKANTEQSSEAMANQDREEKNDNDKKVEIEVSHASNSDNDSPADGTSVVRSKLTPGKVVRRRKTSGGNARPTSYQHRASFPMVRPQLSESKAAARLEQSLQPGMPYENGDNSSSERIDDDTSDKSSAFGSRPDLTRIETPLPDWVIVGESVLVRPYSSSGVIAYVGATEFASGNWIGVELDAPTGKNDGTVQGHRYFTCRPKYGIFVKVDKLIQDRRGRALRSYTKQETTPPPSASMRRSASRGEGLHSLHRSRSRGEGLSTVGMRSSPRSK; encoded by the exons GAACAAACCGAAAACTTTTGCTTTTGATCACTGTTTCTTCTCGCTGGAACCAGGCTCTGATCTTTTTGCTAGTCAAGAAGTCGTTTTTAATGCGTTGGGTCGGGACATCCTTGACAACGCGTTTCAGGGCTACAACGCGTGCATTTTTGCATATGGACAAACTG GTTCAGGGAAATCTTATACAATGATGGGTAGCGGGGACAACAAGGGTATTATTCCCAGGCTGTGCGACAATCTTTTCGACATGATTGCGAAACAGCAAAGTTCCGAACTGAGTTACAAAGTTGAAGTTTCTTACATGGAAATATACAACGAAAAAGTGCACGACTTGTTGGACCCCAAACAAAATAAACAGTCGCTCAAAGTCAGAGAACACAACGTTTTAGGACCGTACGTCGACGGGCTGAGTCAACTTGCCGTTACAGCCTTTCag GACATAGACAATCTAATGGCGGAAGGAAATAAATCTCGAACAGTAGCAGCGACGAATATGAATTCCGAAAGTTCTCGCTCGCACGCAGTGTTCTCTGTAATACTAACTCAGACTCTGACCGACAACAAGAGCGGAGTAAGTGGGGAAAAAGTTTCTCGCATGTCGCTCGTAGATCTGGCGGGCAGTGAAAGAGCCGTCAAAACTGGTGCCGTAGGCGATAGGCTTAAGGAAGGAAGCAATATTAACAA GTCACTAACCACACTAGGCCTAGTAATATCAAAACTAGCTGATCAGAGCTCAAGCAGCAAGAATAAGGACAAGTTTGTACCTTACAGAGACTCGGTACTTACATGGTTACTTAAG GACAATCTCGGAGGAAATAGTAAGACTGTGATGGTTGCAACAATCTCACCTGCAGCTGACAACTACGAGGAGACATTGTCAACGCTGAGATACGCGGATAGGGCTAAGAAAATAGTGAACCATGCTGTTGTCAATGAGGATCCAAATGCCAGAATAATCAGGGAACTTAGACAGGAGGTTGAAGCATTGAAGGAAATGCTGCTGCACGCTACG gGTCACGGATCCGTCGTCGGTCAGCAGCGTACCGATATAACTGAAAAATTGTCCGAGTCTGAGCGTCTGATGAAGGCGATGTCCCAGACGTGGGAAGAGAAGTTGGTTAAGACTGAGAAACTACAGCACGAAAGGCAGCAGGCTCTCGAAAAAATGGGAATCAGCGTACAGGCATCGGGGATTCAAGTTGAGAAAAGCAAATATTATTTAGTAAACCTCAACGCCGATCCCAGCTTGAACGAGTTGCTGGTATACTACCTCAAG GAACGAACATTAGTCGGCGGTAGATCAGCAGCAATACCTCAAGACATTCAACTTCACGGATTGGGAATTCAGCCTGAACACTGTGTCATAACTATCGAAGAGTCAGGCCTTTACATGACCCCGTTGACCGGGGCTAGATGTTTCATAAATGGCAGTCAGGTTACCGATAGAACTCCGTTGCATCATGGCGATAGAATCGTCTGGGGAAATCATCATTTCTTCAGAGTAAACTGTCCCAGAAGCGCTACAG CTGTTAGCAGTGAGCCTCAAACACCAGCGCAGACTATAGACTATAATTTTGCCCGAGAAGAACTTATGCTGAACGAATTGTCTAACGATCCAATCCAAACCGCGATTGCCAGACTTGAAAAACAGCACGAAGAAGATAAGCag GTCGCTCTGGAGAAGCAGCGGCAAGAATACGAGCGGCAATTCCAACAGCTTCGTAACATTCTGTCACCATCAACACCATATTCGCCTTATGTTCCCTATGATCCGCTACGTGGAAGTCAAGGCGGCAAGTTGCCAGCTTGCACTCCAACTACGCAGATGCGGGTCGAAAAGTGGGCTCAGGAACGTGATGAAATGTTCAAGCGCAGTCTTGGCCAGTTGAAAGCTGACATCCTGAGAGCAAACTCGTTGGTACAAGAGGCGAACTTCTTGGCTGAAGAAATGGATAAACAAACAAAGTTCAGCGTCACCTTGCAGATACCCCCGAACAATTTGAGCCCCAACAGAAGG AGTGTGTTCTTTCAGCGGGGGGCGTTCGTCAGCGAGCCGGCGATACTGGTGAAGCGAATGAATATGGGGAGTCAAGTTTGGTCTATGGAGAAGTTGGAGAACAAGCTTGTGGATATGCGTGACATGTACGAAGATAGAAAAGACTCATATAATAATCAGCGACTGCCGATCATCAAG GATGAACTGCCGGGTAAAACTCAGGACCCGTTTTATGAGTCCCAGGAGAATCACAACCTCATAGGAGTAGCAAATATATTCCTGGAAGTTCTCTTTCACGACGTGAGACTCGATTATCACACACCAATCATCAGCCAGCAGGGCGAAGTCGCTGGTCGACTTCAGGTCGAGATCAGTCGAACGTCCGGACAATTTCCTCAAGATCGAATCTGCGAGGCAGCTTCGGACGCTTCGTCTGGTGACTCAGCGTCTTCCGAGCAGGAGGACTATTCAGAATCGAGTCACATTACGTGCAGAATAACTATCAAACAAGCTAGTGGCCTGCCGCTCTCCCTCAGCCATTTTGTATTCTGTCAGTACATTTTTTGGGGACATCCTGAGCCCATCGTCGTCCCGCCCGTCGTCAACCCCGAATTACCGGCTACTCATTTAGTTCCCGGGCAGAGAGACTCCCTCGCCTTCAAATTTGAACACACCAAAGACTTCACAATTCCCATCACTGACGAGTTTCTGGAACACTGTTCGG AAGGAGCTTTGAGCATAGAAGTATGGGGTCACAGAAGCACCGGGTTCTCGCGAAGTAAGCCAGGCTGGGAAGTGGAGCAGCAACAGTTGGCTAAGGCAAGATCGCTAGCCGATCGGTGGGCGGAATTGACTAGGAAGATCGAGCTCTGGGTCGAGATACAGGAGCTGAATGAGCAGGGAGAATACACGCCAATCGAAGTCGTCAGCAAGCCTGATATGCTGACAG GCGGTGTTTACCAACTCCGGCAAGGACAGCAGCGGCGAATTCAAGTCCGCGTAAAACCGGTTCAGAACTCCGGCACACTGCCGATTATTTGTCAATCGATTTTGAACGTCGCTGTCGGCTCCGTTTCGGTCAGAAACCGTCTTCAAAAACCTTTGGACAGCTACCAAGAGGAAGATCTCAGCGTTCTCCGGGAAAAGTGGAGCGAAGCTTTGATGCGAAGGAGGCAGTATTTGGATCAGCACATCACAAAGCTCATTGACAAGCAAG ATAAGACAGAACAGGACGTTGAGAGAGAACAGAGTCTTCTCGATCAGTGGGTCAGCCTCACAGAAGAACGGAATGCGGTCCTCGTCCCAACTCCTGGATCAGGAATTCCTGGTGCCCCGGCCGACTGGATCCCTCCACCAGGCATGGAGCCACACATTCCTGTACTCTTCCTCGATCTAAATG CCGATGATCTATCAACGCATCAGTCAGGAGAAGAAGTCTCCGTTACCGGATTGAACTCTATACTGCCAAAAGAGCATGGGAACAAGTTTTATAATCTGCCGATTATACGACATCTGGAAAAAGATGTGTGTGCTATAGCCGCCTGGGACTCTAGTATACACGATAGTGTCAACTTGAATCGAGTCACTGAAG cAAACGAAAGAGTTTACTTGATCTTGAAGACGACTGTTCGTCTGTCACACCCAGCGCCGATGGATTTGGTGCTACGAAAGCGACTAGCACTAAACATCTACAAACGGCAAAGTATTACAgacagattttttaaacgGATAGTTCGAACAGATGGGTTATCGCAAAGCGGCGTGACTTATGAAGTCGTATCAAACATACCAAAGGCTAGTGAAGAACTTGAGGATCGTGAAAGTCTTGCTCAAATCGCAGCAAGTGGCGAGGACAGCAATTTGTCTGATGGTGAAACTTACATCG AGAAATATACGCGAGGTGTTTCTGCTGTCGAGAGCATATTGACCTTGGATCGCTTGAGGCAGAGCGTCGCGGTCAAGGAACTCCTTCAGGCACAGGGACAGCCTTTGATGCGCAAAACAGCAAGCGTACCAAACTTCTCCCAGGTACTACAGCCCCTTCGACGTCTCAGACTCACC ATCATGAGATTTGATACGTCGATGGATTCACTGGTGAACGTTACTCGTTCGGAGAGTGTAACAGACCTAAATTCCGAACTAAACGGGCTGCCTTATCCACGGAGGCCGTCAACGGGTCACATCAGAAATGACGACAGTAATTTTTTACCTACACCGCCGAAGCCGTATGGAATCG GCTCCATTCTGAACTCAG CGAGACCAACATTCCTGAATTTGAACCTGAATCTCAACTCACTGACACGTCTGCAACAGTCCACCTCTGCCAAGT CATCGCCGAACATCGTCGCAGGAAAACTTGGCCTCAGGATGACTACCCTTCACGAAGAAACGTCAAATGCTGCTAACCAACCAGCTACTCCAACTCCAATTTACTCGCCGTCGCGAGAAGACGATGCTGACAAGAGCGACACCGGTTACTCAGAATATGAGGCGTACCAA CCATCGACGAAGCCAATTAAGCCATTAACGACATCGCGGACGTTGGATTCTCTTGTCGAGCTTCAATCAACAAAGATAAACACACCAAGTATGAGCAGCAGTGGATACGGTTCCCAAGCAGTTTCGTCGACAAATTTAACATCAGAAGATTCGATATCCATAAAATCAATCAGCGTTGATGAGACTCCAGATTTGGAATACCGTAACCTCCTGGATTACAAAAGGACAGACAAGATGGACAGCTCTTTGGTCGAAGAGACACCTGAGGAGCATTCAGAGGACCTGAATACAACACTCGGTGGTATCAGTGTTGGCCAAAACGACGACGGCCATGCGACAG AATTGACTAGGGATTGCTTGGACCAAAATCAAGACACCTACATGGAAGATGCGAACGAAAACGTCGTTGAACTTGAAAGGGATAACAATGACAACACGATGAACAAAGCCAACACCGAACAGAGCAGTGAAGCTATGGCGAATCAGGATcgagaagagaaaaacgaCAATGATAAGAAAGTTGAAATCGAAGTCAGCCATGCTTCGAACTCCGACAATGATAGTCCTGCTGATGGAACCTCAGTTGTTCGCTCAAAATTAACCCCTGGCAAA GTTGTCAGAAGGAGAAAAACTTCCGGTGGTAATGCAAGGCCTACTAGCTATCAACATCGAGCATCGTTTCCAATGGTCCGTCCCCAGTTATCGGAAAGCAAGGCGGCTGCTCGTTTGGAACAGTCTTTACAACCTGGAATGCCTTATGAAAATGGGGACAACAGTTCTTCGGAAAGAATTGACG ATGATACAAGCGACAAAAGTTCAGCGTTTGGGTCCCGGCCTGATCTGACGAGAATCGAGACTCCGTTGCCCGATTGGGTGATCGTTGGTGAATCGGTTTTGGTGCGCCCCTACAGCTCCTCCGGTGTCATAGCATATGTTGGCGCTACGGAATTCGCCTCTGGAAACTGGATCGGTGTTGAATTGGATGCTCCGACAG ggAAAAATGATGGCACTGTACAAGGCCACAGGTATTTCACGTGCCGACCGAAATATGGGATATTCGTTAAAGTTGACAAACTGATTCAGGACAGACGAGGCAGGGCTTTGCGGTCCTACACCAAACAGGAAACAACCCCGCCACCAAGTGCGTCAATGCGCAGGAGTGCCAGCAGAG